Proteins encoded within one genomic window of Elusimicrobiota bacterium:
- the carB gene encoding carbamoyl-phosphate synthase large subunit gives MGIDLMQKKEKIIILGGGPNRIGQGIEFDYCCVHAVLALKEYGFETIMINCNPETVSTDYDISDKLYFEPLTFEDVINIIEKEKPLGVIVQFGGQTPLNLSVPLKNAGVKILGTSSDSIDRAEDRERFKQMLKKLKLRQPNNGTVVSFDQAKKVAKEISYPVLVRPSYVLGGRAMELIYDETSLERFMKNAVDASPERPILIDKYLEDAIEIDVDAVADGKKCVICGIMEHIEEAGIHSGDSACAIPPFSLSDEIIRKIKENTYALAKELKVIGLMNIQFAVKSDLVYVLEVNPRASRTVPFVSKATGIPWAKVAARVMAGKTLEGLHTKEVTIDHVAVKEAVFPFNRFPGVDPVLGPEMKSTGEVMGIDDDFGRAFAKSQIAASGALPKNGKVFISVKDKDKRSIVLIAKKLVDMGFEITATQGTAKVLSKSGIKTIPVFKVHEGRPNVVDLIKSREVSLIINTPGAEEKPQSDNVSIRSVGVMYNIPYITTVSGAQAAVNGIESLLKGEITVKSLQEYHKKKI, from the coding sequence ATGGGGATTGATTTAATGCAGAAAAAAGAAAAAATCATTATTTTGGGCGGCGGGCCCAATAGAATCGGGCAGGGAATTGAATTTGATTATTGCTGTGTGCATGCTGTGCTTGCATTAAAAGAATACGGTTTTGAAACAATAATGATTAACTGTAACCCGGAAACCGTCAGCACTGATTATGATATTTCCGATAAACTTTACTTTGAACCGCTTACTTTTGAAGATGTTATAAACATTATTGAAAAAGAAAAGCCATTAGGAGTTATTGTTCAGTTCGGCGGCCAGACTCCTCTTAATCTTTCGGTCCCTTTAAAGAACGCCGGGGTCAAAATACTCGGAACTTCATCAGACAGCATTGACCGCGCAGAAGACCGGGAAAGATTTAAACAAATGCTTAAAAAACTTAAACTCCGCCAGCCGAATAACGGGACGGTCGTATCTTTTGACCAGGCAAAAAAAGTAGCAAAAGAAATAAGTTACCCGGTGCTTGTGCGCCCTTCGTATGTTTTAGGCGGCAGGGCTATGGAACTTATATATGATGAAACGTCGTTAGAAAGGTTCATGAAAAATGCCGTTGACGCTTCCCCGGAAAGGCCTATCTTAATTGACAAATATCTGGAAGACGCAATTGAAATAGACGTGGATGCTGTAGCTGACGGAAAAAAATGTGTTATCTGCGGAATTATGGAACATATTGAAGAAGCAGGCATTCATTCAGGCGACAGCGCCTGCGCCATACCTCCGTTTTCACTAAGCGACGAGATAATAAGGAAAATAAAAGAAAACACTTATGCTTTGGCTAAAGAATTAAAAGTGATAGGATTAATGAATATTCAATTTGCTGTTAAAAGCGATTTGGTTTATGTCCTTGAAGTGAACCCGCGGGCCTCGCGGACAGTGCCTTTTGTAAGCAAGGCCACAGGGATACCCTGGGCCAAAGTTGCGGCGAGAGTTATGGCAGGAAAAACTTTGGAAGGATTGCACACAAAAGAAGTAACAATAGATCATGTAGCTGTGAAAGAAGCAGTTTTTCCTTTTAACAGGTTCCCGGGTGTTGATCCAGTCCTGGGGCCGGAAATGAAATCTACCGGAGAAGTCATGGGAATTGACGATGATTTCGGAAGGGCTTTTGCAAAATCTCAGATTGCGGCTAGCGGAGCCTTGCCCAAAAATGGCAAGGTTTTTATCAGTGTAAAAGACAAAGACAAAAGGTCTATAGTCCTGATTGCAAAAAAATTAGTAGATATGGGTTTTGAAATAACTGCAACTCAAGGGACAGCAAAAGTACTAAGTAAGAGCGGAATAAAAACAATTCCTGTTTTTAAGGTTCATGAAGGAAGGCCGAATGTGGTTGATTTAATCAAAAGCAGGGAAGTTAGTTTAATAATAAACACACCGGGCGCGGAAGAAAAACCTCAGTCAGACAATGTCTCGATACGCAGTGTCGGAGTAATGTATAACATTCCATATATAACCACAGTTTCTGGCGCTCAAGCCGCAGTGAACGGTATAGAATCACTTCTCAAAGGCGAGATAACAGTTAAATCCCTTCAAGAATACCATAAGAAGAAAATTTAA
- a CDS encoding GAF domain-containing protein produces MNAEKYLSRLKWFSILIFSFLLLALYYTGKLLLPALKSFFTLAFIKFSFVAGIFIVTALSFTVLFVFINQFYLKMRHFEEELEETNILMKKMTDEAERKNDLLSQRNEELSNLHKIIREMTQTMDLTKILDVILESICKYLIYDRAIICLVDEEKRVLKPIHSLGVDSNSLSRMTIPMTEKTNPIVQSMLEKKPRILKWTQDFAHPVNAGDTNDLLHKPVIAVIPLEARGKIIGVLIVDNATSKKILEERNLRELLVYTNQAGLAIENARLYETEKQFKEQLQEQVNLAIKKLEETQSQLIQSEKLSALGEMAAIVSHEVRNPLSTIRGSAELIDETIPAESPNKKYSNFILQEVDRLNRIVTDILSFSQVPRLIMKKISINEIVDLLCTFLQASDFVKHEIKYHGDLDKNLPQVNVDVEQIKQVVLNVIQNACHFMANQKIRQLEIKTYSDSKNVYLKINDTGSGIPPENIKKIFDPFFSTKAKGTGLGLAISQNIVKAHKGLISVESKLNVGSSFTIALPLEN; encoded by the coding sequence ATGAACGCAGAAAAATATTTATCACGCCTAAAATGGTTTTCAATACTCATTTTTTCGTTCCTGCTTTTAGCCCTTTATTATACGGGAAAACTGCTGTTACCGGCGCTAAAATCATTTTTTACCCTTGCTTTTATTAAATTTTCTTTCGTGGCCGGTATATTTATAGTCACTGCTTTGTCATTTACCGTTTTGTTTGTTTTTATCAACCAGTTCTACCTCAAAATGAGGCATTTTGAAGAAGAACTTGAAGAAACAAACATTTTGATGAAAAAAATGACTGATGAGGCAGAAAGAAAAAATGACTTGTTAAGCCAGCGTAATGAAGAGCTTTCAAATCTTCATAAGATTATAAGAGAAATGACTCAAACTATGGATTTAACAAAAATCCTTGACGTAATTTTGGAGAGTATTTGTAAATATTTGATTTATGACAGGGCCATAATTTGCCTGGTAGATGAAGAAAAAAGGGTTTTAAAACCGATTCACAGCCTGGGTGTAGACTCTAACAGCTTAAGCCGCATGACAATACCCATGACGGAAAAAACAAACCCGATTGTCCAGTCTATGCTCGAAAAAAAACCGCGCATACTAAAATGGACGCAGGACTTTGCCCATCCGGTTAATGCCGGAGACACAAACGATTTGCTTCATAAACCCGTTATTGCCGTTATTCCGCTTGAAGCCCGGGGCAAGATAATCGGCGTTTTAATAGTAGACAACGCTACAAGTAAAAAAATACTGGAAGAAAGAAATTTAAGAGAACTGCTTGTTTACACAAATCAGGCTGGTTTGGCTATTGAAAATGCCCGGCTATATGAAACAGAAAAACAATTTAAAGAACAGCTTCAGGAACAGGTAAACCTGGCTATTAAAAAACTCGAAGAAACTCAAAGCCAGCTTATTCAAAGCGAAAAGCTTTCTGCTTTAGGAGAGATGGCGGCCATTGTGAGCCATGAAGTAAGAAACCCTCTTTCAACTATAAGAGGTTCGGCAGAACTAATAGACGAGACTATCCCCGCGGAAAGCCCTAATAAAAAGTATTCCAATTTTATTTTGCAGGAAGTTGACCGGTTAAATAGGATTGTTACCGACATATTAAGTTTCAGCCAAGTGCCCAGGCTGATTATGAAAAAAATAAGCATTAATGAAATAGTAGACCTGCTTTGTACTTTCCTGCAGGCAAGCGACTTTGTAAAACATGAGATCAAATACCACGGTGACCTGGATAAAAACCTGCCGCAGGTAAATGTTGACGTGGAACAGATAAAACAGGTGGTTTTGAATGTTATTCAAAATGCCTGCCATTTTATGGCAAATCAAAAGATCAGGCAGCTCGAAATAAAGACCTACTCCGACAGTAAAAATGTTTACCTTAAAATAAATGATACCGGTTCGGGGATACCTCCTGAAAATATTAAAAAAATATTTGACCCTTTCTTTTCAACCAAAGCAAAAGGTACAGGACTGGGCTTGGCTATTTCACAGAATATCGTGAAAGCACATAAGGGCCTGATAAGTGTTGAAAGCAAATTAAATGTAGGTTCCAGCTTTACGATAGCCCTGCCTCTAGAAAATTAA
- a CDS encoding ROK family glucokinase, protein MKYVIGVDLGGTTTSVALFKNNIGLIKQNVLPTEADKGIDYILTKISLALIKLIEEYRIKKHNILGVGFGSPGPLNIKNGIVFNCPNLKGWKNVPLKKLMESKTGLPVFIENDANAAALGEWRKGSGQGVRNMLFVTLGTGIGGGLIINNQLYSGKDDAGGEIGHMTLFPDGIKCNCGNFGCIEMYASATGIVRRTKEALKSGKKSILSVFGNNFTSKDVYCAALKKDKLAFEIMADTGKYLGIIFSSIASLLDLDMIVVGGNVSNAGETLLRPIRKEVQARVMYPANKVKIIKARLGANAGVIGAACTVLEKL, encoded by the coding sequence ATGAAGTATGTAATTGGTGTTGACCTCGGCGGCACGACAACGTCAGTAGCTTTATTTAAGAATAATATCGGCCTTATTAAACAAAATGTCTTGCCTACAGAAGCTGACAAAGGCATAGACTACATATTAACAAAAATATCACTCGCCCTAATTAAGCTTATCGAAGAATATCGTATAAAAAAACACAACATCCTTGGTGTGGGTTTTGGTTCTCCCGGTCCCTTAAATATAAAAAATGGTATAGTATTTAATTGCCCGAATCTTAAAGGCTGGAAAAATGTCCCGCTAAAAAAATTAATGGAATCCAAAACAGGGCTTCCTGTGTTTATAGAAAACGATGCCAATGCGGCTGCTTTGGGCGAATGGCGCAAAGGAAGCGGCCAGGGTGTCAGAAACATGCTTTTTGTCACCCTGGGTACCGGTATAGGCGGCGGGCTCATTATCAATAATCAGTTATACTCTGGCAAGGATGATGCAGGCGGCGAAATCGGTCATATGACCCTGTTTCCCGACGGAATAAAATGTAATTGCGGAAATTTTGGATGTATAGAGATGTACGCTTCTGCAACAGGTATAGTCCGCAGGACTAAAGAAGCGCTTAAGTCCGGAAAAAAATCGATCCTTTCTGTTTTTGGTAATAATTTCACTTCCAAAGATGTTTATTGTGCTGCATTGAAGAAAGATAAACTTGCCTTTGAAATTATGGCAGATACAGGAAAATACCTGGGAATTATTTTTTCCAGCATAGCTAGTTTACTGGATCTTGACATGATTGTTGTAGGCGGCAACGTCTCAAATGCCGGAGAAACACTCCTGCGGCCTATCAGAAAAGAAGTACAAGCCAGGGTAATGTACCCCGCCAATAAAGTTAAAATCATAAAAGCCAGGCTTGGCGCCAACGCCGGTGTTATCGGTGCTGCCTGCACAGTTTTAGAGAAATTATAG